In one Spirosoma rigui genomic region, the following are encoded:
- a CDS encoding tryptophan-rich sensory protein: protein MKNSSFWRIATAVVAAGSIIYTTVSSSRSRRVSRSKQADELAPEYNVPVEYQKVFGKNLIIPAGWTFGVVWSIVYSGLGALQIHQALPSQEANPRYQRALPWWWTSWALNAIFGRFFSEDDARSVVISDLTTKLNLPAALALHQHLEIGKTDVPAPEKYLRIPVSLYAGWLTAATVVGTPDTLLTLGWWDESNPERDVPIAAGILGATGAAGFAIARHLNDPWYMVPFVAGFSGIASRQWYRQPVVGQTAAALALAYAGLLAYWLPKGKFRAYERSVEDIEAELLSGPVESDEPHQAAIARERTVEID, encoded by the coding sequence ATGAAAAACTCCTCATTCTGGCGCATTGCCACGGCTGTCGTGGCGGCTGGAAGCATCATCTACACAACCGTATCAAGCAGCCGCTCCCGGCGGGTAAGTCGTAGCAAACAAGCCGATGAGTTGGCACCCGAGTACAACGTACCGGTCGAATACCAGAAAGTATTCGGGAAAAACCTGATTATTCCCGCAGGCTGGACCTTTGGTGTGGTCTGGTCAATTGTCTATTCTGGCTTGGGAGCCCTGCAGATACACCAGGCTCTCCCCTCGCAGGAAGCCAATCCACGCTACCAGCGGGCGCTGCCGTGGTGGTGGACCAGTTGGGCGCTTAACGCTATTTTTGGCCGCTTCTTCTCCGAGGATGATGCCCGCAGCGTCGTTATTTCCGACCTGACTACTAAACTCAACTTGCCCGCTGCACTGGCGCTGCACCAGCATCTGGAAATTGGGAAGACGGACGTACCAGCTCCCGAAAAGTACCTGCGTATCCCGGTGAGTTTGTACGCTGGCTGGCTCACGGCGGCTACCGTCGTAGGCACGCCCGATACGCTGCTCACCCTCGGCTGGTGGGATGAAAGCAATCCGGAACGCGACGTCCCGATCGCAGCGGGTATTCTGGGCGCCACGGGGGCGGCTGGCTTTGCCATTGCCCGTCATCTGAATGACCCCTGGTACATGGTTCCTTTCGTCGCTGGCTTCAGTGGTATTGCCAGCCGTCAATGGTACAGACAACCCGTTGTGGGCCAGACGGCCGCAGCCCTCGCCCTGGCCTATGCCGGTTTGCTGGCCTACTGGCTACCCAAAGGTAAGTTTCGTGCGTATGAACGTTCTGTAGAGGATATTGAAGCCGAATTACTGTCGGGACCAGTCGAATCCGATGAACCCCATCAGGCGGCAATTGCGCGGGAACGGACGGTAGAAATCGACTAA